One stretch of Desulfatibacillum aliphaticivorans DSM 15576 DNA includes these proteins:
- a CDS encoding 2-oxoacid:acceptor oxidoreductase family protein yields the protein MQKLEVIITGFGGQGIVLAGRILGQAASLGDHKESTLIQSYGPESRGGACSAQVIISDGTINYPYVRQPDILAAMSQAGFDKFVDQVRPEGFILIDQDLVKPKGLDRDYFAVPSTRMAEELGRKMMANIIMIGFITAVTQASTLEATRETVTKSVPKGTEEMNIKAFSKGYDYGLSLLKARDKKASGQSGALA from the coding sequence ATGCAGAAATTAGAAGTGATAATCACGGGTTTCGGAGGCCAGGGAATCGTCCTTGCAGGCAGGATTCTCGGCCAGGCCGCGTCCCTGGGGGATCACAAGGAAAGCACCCTGATCCAGTCGTACGGCCCGGAATCCCGGGGCGGCGCCTGCAGCGCTCAGGTGATCATTTCCGATGGGACCATCAATTATCCCTACGTGCGTCAGCCGGACATTTTGGCCGCCATGTCCCAGGCGGGCTTTGACAAGTTTGTGGATCAGGTCAGGCCCGAAGGGTTCATTCTCATTGACCAGGATCTGGTCAAGCCCAAGGGCCTGGACAGGGACTATTTCGCGGTGCCTTCCACCCGCATGGCCGAGGAGCTGGGGCGCAAGATGATGGCCAACATCATCATGATCGGCTTTATCACCGCCGTCACCCAGGCCTCCACCCTGGAGGCCACCCGCGAAACCGTGACCAAATCCGTCCCCAAAGGCACGGAGGAAATGAACATAAAAGCCTTCAGCAAGGGCTATGATTATGGCCTGTCCCTGCTTAAAGCCCGGGATAAGAAGGCTTCCGGACAATCAGGAGCCCTCGCATGA
- a CDS encoding hydrogenase iron-sulfur subunit: MGNDQAKKDLKIILFLCSWGPHAAFQQLQDKDCRIPAQVKMVRIPCSGRVSKALLFKPFEMGADGVALIGCGSGACRYGVGSITAERNTADTRRILDLLGLSRKRLRLAAFSPEDPQGLLDFLNDFVEEVAAIGKSPVQRPSKPEQPADSKAVIKEIIQKHDVYACQDCGKCSSACSLTLAGKQYSPRAMANAIIGGKLDDPQVQKDVWACLTCGICYDRCPSAVNFPEFIRDVRAVLKSSNGNGNEAHGGFFGSLARTMTSPELKGRHWHWLPEDIKTDAQSKVLFFGGCAPYFDVFFKNHLAPATLDSLKDSLRLLNFFDVHPILLDDERCCGHDLLWTGDRENFLKLAKLNIEAIAESGAEEVIVSCPEGYRTFVKDYPEAGLEMPFKVTHIHEFLEREISKGSVGFKPLDKKITFQDSCRLSRHMEMTDSARKLINRLAPESFTEMQDSGAGAICCGNCGWSGCDSFSKALQVKRLRQAKETQGDLLVTSCPKCQVHLRCAMQDPFFGKDLEIEMMDLTSVMAKTICWE, from the coding sequence ATGGGAAACGATCAGGCGAAAAAGGATCTTAAAATTATACTGTTCCTCTGCAGTTGGGGGCCTCATGCGGCGTTCCAGCAGCTTCAGGACAAGGACTGCCGGATTCCGGCCCAGGTCAAAATGGTGCGCATCCCATGTTCCGGCAGGGTGAGCAAAGCCCTTTTGTTCAAGCCCTTTGAAATGGGCGCGGACGGCGTGGCTTTGATTGGCTGCGGCTCCGGCGCCTGCCGCTACGGCGTGGGCTCCATTACTGCGGAAAGAAACACGGCCGACACCCGGCGGATTCTGGATTTGTTGGGGCTCAGCAGAAAACGGCTGCGTCTGGCCGCCTTTTCCCCGGAAGATCCCCAGGGCCTGTTGGATTTTCTCAACGATTTCGTCGAGGAAGTGGCTGCCATCGGCAAAAGCCCGGTGCAAAGGCCTTCCAAACCGGAACAGCCGGCGGACTCCAAAGCCGTCATCAAGGAGATCATCCAGAAGCACGACGTGTATGCGTGCCAGGATTGCGGCAAGTGCTCCTCGGCATGCTCCCTGACCCTGGCGGGCAAGCAGTATTCGCCCCGGGCCATGGCTAACGCCATCATCGGCGGCAAGCTGGACGATCCCCAGGTGCAAAAGGACGTGTGGGCCTGCCTGACTTGCGGCATTTGCTACGACAGATGCCCCTCGGCGGTCAACTTTCCGGAATTCATCCGGGACGTGCGCGCCGTGCTAAAGAGCTCCAATGGAAACGGCAATGAAGCCCACGGCGGCTTCTTCGGCTCCCTGGCCCGCACCATGACCTCTCCGGAGCTCAAAGGGCGTCACTGGCACTGGTTGCCCGAGGACATCAAGACCGATGCCCAGAGCAAGGTGCTTTTTTTCGGCGGATGCGCTCCCTATTTTGACGTGTTCTTCAAAAATCACCTGGCGCCTGCGACGCTCGACAGCCTCAAGGACAGCCTGCGGCTTCTGAACTTTTTCGACGTTCACCCCATTTTGCTGGACGACGAACGCTGCTGCGGGCACGATCTTCTGTGGACCGGGGACCGGGAGAACTTCCTCAAGCTGGCCAAACTCAATATCGAGGCCATTGCAGAGTCCGGCGCGGAGGAAGTGATCGTTTCCTGCCCTGAGGGATACCGCACATTCGTTAAAGACTACCCCGAAGCGGGCCTGGAAATGCCTTTTAAAGTGACCCACATCCACGAATTTTTGGAGCGGGAAATCTCCAAGGGCTCCGTGGGCTTCAAACCCCTGGATAAAAAGATCACCTTCCAGGATTCCTGCCGCCTGAGCCGTCACATGGAAATGACGGACTCGGCCAGAAAGCTCATAAACCGCCTGGCGCCCGAATCGTTTACGGAAATGCAGGACTCCGGCGCCGGCGCCATCTGCTGCGGCAATTGCGGCTGGAGCGGATGCGACTCATTCTCCAAGGCCTTGCAGGTGAAAAGACTCAGGCAGGCCAAGGAAACCCAGGGCGACCTGCTGGTGACCTCGTGTCCCAAATGCCAGGTGCACTTGCGTTGCGCCATGCAGGACCCCTTCTTTGGGAAAGATCTGGAAATAGAAATGATGGATTTGACCAGCGTTATGGCGAAAACCATTTGTTGGGAATAA
- a CDS encoding HD domain-containing protein has protein sequence MSDLDRALEIAVQAHKGQKDKAGAPYVLHPLRLMMRMQSPEARMAAVLHDVVEDTDWTLDDLKREGFSEDVLEALDHLTWRQDEKYWEYIERLKSNPLARVIKLADLEDNMDLTRIARPSAKDFERVRKYHKAWARLSSQA, from the coding sequence ATGAGCGACCTGGATAGAGCACTGGAAATCGCCGTGCAGGCCCACAAAGGCCAAAAGGATAAAGCCGGGGCGCCGTACGTCCTCCATCCCCTGCGCCTCATGATGCGCATGCAATCCCCGGAAGCGCGCATGGCCGCCGTGCTCCACGACGTGGTGGAGGATACGGACTGGACTCTGGACGATTTAAAAAGGGAAGGGTTTTCCGAAGACGTTTTGGAAGCCCTTGATCATCTCACCTGGAGACAGGATGAAAAATATTGGGAATACATCGAACGATTGAAAAGCAACCCCCTGGCGAGGGTCATAAAGCTGGCGGATTTGGAGGATAACATGGACCTGACCCGCATCGCCCGGCCTTCGGCCAAGGATTTTGAAAGGGTCCGCAAATATCACAAAGCCTGGGCAAGGCTATCCTCCCAGGCTTGA
- a CDS encoding FAD-dependent oxidoreductase — protein MKRAKDRLHRVVVLGATPSGIAAANKLGELGVPVTLVDSEPDLHEKLSQDKWRLDSGMAFSYAHRSGLMRIMRNQSIKCILPGEVTGIKHTAQGFAVKINTLPQYVDPERCTLCGKCVEACPVTSADGCRPIVFSGNRNLPGRPIIDKRQRPLCQDSCPLGVNAQGYVALAGAGRFSKALDLIRRDNVLPGICGRVCTHPCEDACRRGDVDGAVAIRDIKRFVADKGSDAAPQVAGKKDKKIAVIGSGPAGIAAAADFARQGVAVTVFEKEKEVGGLLRYGIGPHRLPRSILDKDLEYVKALGVEFVTGKEIDFSKDLEDLTHQYDAVLITTGSWKDRKLGAKGEDCQGVTGCLDFLNNLYRNDAPAIKKGEKLAVIGDGNSAFDAARAARRLGADVTIVSWFAKDAIPADAEEVHGALAEGIDIVDEVRVVEFVQDKGKIKSLLCKPTEPGPADANGICWPVVKKDGDARELAFDKVIVAIGQVGPFLEGAKIALETTDYGFIKIYDESQTSMPGVYAAGDAVNGPTTVVRSMASGRSTADAICENLLGYSFIAKSGRPVDKDFCAIPANMAHVKRCVMPEADAKDRIGSFVEVAQGLTETQVLNEAGRCLQCGVCSECLECMDACGPVIHAIRHDAVAKEDAEHAGVLIIADPDMAPGVRGEDVIRAYGPPTAKTNVYNMITRGFAAAGKAMAFLARTSQRPKGYGVPFAAPDPGLSPSVRTGVFVCRCNGSMGWDEQMDAYVESLTQRPDVVYAEILESACIPEGSEHIVRTVREKGISRVVLASCVCCPLDFVCTACTDQRSRLKDALFKGTGISRSMVETCNLRGEVLPLLARGGDIAVDAFKGLLERSLKRAAKLKPLPTPLRNYNFTTAVVGQSESAINSALTLAEAGLEVLLMGGPSKPLEKIQDHPNIHSFAGSSVKAISGNLGNFRVLVQTGDGGTQALNVGSVILGQQALRQTPYLAQEGMQGRPAVATMQKKGESGVPFLFPGATSIAGLFTSSPPGIHVSDRKKGAATAVLAASVMPRGPRQNKGYTSCVDADRCRGCGSCVAVCPYQAIGLKQNTVGGWYAFVDEALCKGCGNCISVCPNNAADSPYRNQKYLEQMLEEVL, from the coding sequence ATGAAAAGAGCCAAAGACAGGCTTCACCGGGTCGTGGTCCTGGGAGCCACCCCTTCGGGGATTGCAGCCGCAAACAAATTGGGAGAACTGGGCGTGCCCGTCACTTTAGTGGATTCGGAGCCCGATCTTCACGAGAAGCTTTCCCAGGATAAATGGCGCCTGGATTCGGGCATGGCTTTTTCCTACGCCCACCGTTCCGGGTTGATGCGCATCATGCGCAACCAGTCCATTAAATGCATATTGCCCGGCGAGGTGACCGGCATCAAACACACCGCCCAGGGATTCGCCGTCAAAATAAACACCCTGCCGCAATACGTGGACCCGGAGCGCTGCACCCTGTGCGGAAAATGCGTGGAAGCATGCCCCGTAACCTCCGCCGACGGCTGCAGGCCCATTGTTTTTTCAGGCAATCGCAACCTGCCCGGGCGGCCTATTATCGACAAGCGCCAGCGCCCCTTGTGCCAGGATTCCTGCCCTCTGGGCGTAAACGCCCAAGGCTACGTGGCCCTGGCCGGCGCCGGAAGGTTCTCCAAAGCCCTGGACCTGATTCGCAGGGACAACGTCCTCCCCGGCATCTGCGGCAGAGTCTGCACTCATCCCTGCGAGGACGCCTGCAGACGGGGCGATGTGGACGGCGCCGTGGCCATTCGCGATATCAAGCGTTTTGTGGCGGATAAAGGCAGCGACGCAGCTCCTCAGGTCGCCGGGAAAAAAGACAAGAAAATCGCCGTCATCGGCTCCGGTCCTGCGGGCATAGCCGCCGCGGCCGATTTCGCCCGTCAGGGCGTGGCCGTTACGGTCTTTGAGAAGGAAAAAGAAGTGGGCGGCCTGCTGCGCTACGGCATCGGCCCCCATCGCCTGCCCAGGAGCATCCTGGATAAGGACCTGGAATACGTCAAAGCCCTTGGCGTGGAATTCGTTACGGGCAAGGAAATCGATTTTTCCAAGGACCTGGAAGACCTGACGCACCAATACGACGCCGTGCTTATCACAACCGGCTCCTGGAAAGACCGGAAGCTGGGCGCCAAAGGCGAAGACTGCCAGGGCGTGACCGGTTGCCTGGATTTCCTGAACAACCTGTACCGCAACGATGCGCCTGCAATTAAAAAGGGCGAAAAGCTGGCCGTGATCGGCGACGGAAACTCCGCATTTGACGCCGCCAGGGCCGCCCGCCGCCTTGGCGCGGACGTGACCATTGTGTCCTGGTTCGCCAAGGACGCCATTCCCGCGGACGCCGAGGAAGTGCACGGCGCTTTGGCCGAAGGCATCGACATTGTGGACGAAGTGAGGGTGGTGGAATTCGTGCAGGATAAGGGCAAAATCAAAAGCCTGCTGTGCAAGCCCACCGAGCCCGGCCCGGCGGACGCCAACGGAATTTGCTGGCCGGTTGTGAAAAAGGACGGCGACGCAAGGGAACTGGCATTTGACAAGGTGATCGTGGCCATCGGCCAGGTGGGCCCCTTTTTGGAAGGCGCCAAGATCGCCCTGGAAACCACGGATTACGGATTCATCAAAATCTACGATGAGAGCCAGACCAGCATGCCCGGAGTTTACGCGGCGGGCGATGCCGTCAACGGACCCACCACCGTGGTCAGATCCATGGCTTCCGGCCGTTCCACCGCCGACGCCATTTGCGAAAACCTGCTTGGCTACTCCTTTATCGCCAAATCAGGCCGTCCCGTGGACAAGGATTTTTGCGCCATCCCGGCCAACATGGCCCATGTAAAACGTTGCGTCATGCCCGAAGCGGACGCCAAGGACCGCATCGGCTCCTTTGTGGAAGTAGCCCAGGGCCTGACCGAAACCCAGGTCTTGAACGAAGCAGGGCGCTGCCTCCAGTGCGGCGTTTGCTCCGAATGCCTGGAGTGCATGGACGCTTGCGGCCCGGTGATTCACGCTATTCGCCACGACGCCGTGGCCAAAGAGGACGCCGAACACGCGGGCGTGCTGATTATCGCCGATCCCGACATGGCGCCGGGCGTCAGGGGCGAGGACGTCATCCGCGCTTACGGGCCTCCCACGGCCAAGACCAACGTTTATAACATGATCACCCGCGGCTTTGCCGCCGCAGGCAAGGCCATGGCTTTTCTGGCCCGCACATCCCAGCGCCCCAAAGGCTACGGCGTGCCGTTCGCCGCGCCCGACCCGGGCCTGTCCCCGTCCGTAAGGACCGGGGTTTTCGTCTGCCGTTGCAACGGGTCCATGGGCTGGGACGAACAAATGGACGCCTACGTGGAGAGCCTCACCCAAAGGCCCGACGTGGTATACGCAGAAATCCTGGAATCCGCCTGCATCCCCGAAGGAAGCGAGCACATTGTGCGCACGGTCCGGGAAAAAGGCATATCCCGCGTGGTCCTGGCCTCCTGCGTCTGCTGCCCCCTGGACTTTGTGTGCACGGCCTGCACCGATCAACGCAGCCGGTTGAAAGACGCCCTGTTCAAAGGCACGGGGATCAGCCGCTCCATGGTGGAAACCTGCAACCTGCGCGGTGAGGTTTTGCCCCTGCTTGCAAGGGGCGGGGACATCGCCGTGGACGCTTTCAAGGGCCTTTTGGAACGCTCCCTCAAACGGGCGGCCAAGCTCAAGCCCTTGCCCACGCCTTTGCGCAATTACAACTTCACCACTGCCGTGGTTGGGCAGTCGGAGTCCGCCATCAACTCCGCGCTTACCCTGGCCGAAGCCGGGCTGGAAGTGCTCTTGATGGGCGGGCCGTCCAAACCTCTGGAAAAAATTCAGGACCATCCCAACATTCACAGTTTTGCGGGATCTTCGGTCAAGGCCATCTCCGGCAACCTGGGCAACTTCCGGGTGCTGGTGCAAACCGGGGACGGCGGAACCCAGGCCCTGAACGTGGGCTCGGTCATTCTCGGCCAGCAGGCCTTGCGGCAAACGCCGTACCTGGCCCAGGAAGGCATGCAGGGAAGGCCGGCCGTTGCAACCATGCAGAAAAAAGGCGAGTCCGGCGTGCCCTTTCTCTTTCCGGGCGCCACTTCCATTGCTGGCCTGTTTACGTCCAGTCCTCCGGGCATTCACGTGTCCGACAGGAAAAAAGGCGCGGCCACGGCCGTCCTGGCTGCTTCGGTCATGCCGAGAGGTCCCAGGCAGAACAAGGGGTACACCTCCTGCGTGGATGCAGACCGCTGCCGGGGCTGCGGAAGCTGCGTGGCCGTCTGTCCGTACCAGGCCATCGGCCTTAAGCAGAACACGGTGGGCGGTTGGTACGCCTTTGTGGATGAGGCCCTGTGCAAGGGCTGCGGAAACTGCATCAGCGTATGCCCGAACAATGCGGCGGACTCCCCGTATCGCAACCAGAAATACCTGGAGCAAATGCTGGAGGAGGTCCTGTAG
- a CDS encoding 2-oxoacid:acceptor oxidoreductase subunit alpha, with amino-acid sequence MRPAVLTGEHYMTGDVACAEGALAAGCLFFGGYPITPATEVAERMSHRLPEIGGTYIQMEDEIAAMASIVGASCAGAKSMTSTSGPGFSLMMENLGLAVITETPCVVVNVQRAGPSTGLPTQGAQGDMMQARWGSHGDYEIIAMAPASAQEIFYQTIDAFNLAEKYRTPVLIMTDEVIGHMSERVVIPDAREIKTIERVKAKGRKDRYRPYAAGDLGVPPMANAGDGYKVHVTGLTHDEMGYPAMTVEAQAAMMERLMGKIQNNRDDIIRYEEFMIEDADYIIVTYGVSARTGRAAVEEARAQGIKVGMLRLITVWPFAEEKIRDLASKAKGMVTVEINLGQVHLEVERCVAGRVPVKLVGHPGGTLISPDTVIHTIKQEFGV; translated from the coding sequence ATGAGACCCGCAGTTCTAACAGGGGAGCATTATATGACGGGCGACGTGGCTTGCGCCGAAGGCGCTTTGGCCGCGGGCTGCCTGTTTTTCGGGGGATACCCCATCACACCGGCGACGGAAGTGGCCGAACGCATGTCCCATCGCCTGCCCGAAATCGGGGGCACCTACATTCAGATGGAAGACGAAATCGCCGCCATGGCGTCCATCGTAGGGGCGTCCTGCGCCGGGGCAAAGAGCATGACTTCCACGTCGGGCCCTGGATTCTCCCTGATGATGGAAAACCTGGGCCTGGCCGTGATCACCGAAACGCCCTGCGTGGTGGTGAACGTGCAGCGGGCCGGTCCGTCCACGGGGCTGCCGACCCAAGGCGCCCAGGGAGACATGATGCAGGCCCGTTGGGGCTCCCACGGAGATTACGAGATCATCGCCATGGCGCCGGCCTCGGCCCAGGAGATTTTCTACCAGACCATCGACGCCTTTAACCTGGCGGAAAAATACCGGACCCCGGTCCTCATCATGACCGACGAAGTCATCGGCCACATGAGCGAGCGCGTGGTCATACCCGACGCCAGGGAAATCAAGACCATCGAGCGGGTCAAGGCCAAGGGCCGCAAGGACAGGTATCGGCCATACGCCGCCGGCGATCTGGGCGTGCCTCCCATGGCCAACGCGGGCGACGGCTACAAGGTGCATGTCACCGGCCTGACCCACGACGAAATGGGATACCCGGCCATGACCGTGGAAGCCCAGGCCGCCATGATGGAACGGCTCATGGGCAAGATTCAGAATAACCGGGACGACATCATCCGCTACGAAGAGTTTATGATCGAGGACGCGGATTATATAATAGTCACCTACGGAGTATCCGCCCGCACCGGCAGGGCCGCCGTGGAAGAAGCCCGGGCCCAGGGAATCAAGGTCGGAATGCTCAGGCTTATTACGGTCTGGCCTTTCGCCGAGGAAAAAATCCGGGACCTGGCCTCCAAGGCCAAAGGCATGGTCACGGTGGAAATCAACCTGGGGCAGGTGCATCTGGAAGTGGAGCGCTGCGTGGCAGGCCGCGTTCCCGTCAAACTGGTGGGCCACCCCGGCGGCACGCTGATCTCGCCCGATACGGTAATCCACACAATCAAGCAGGAGTTTGGGGTATGA
- a CDS encoding 4Fe-4S dicluster domain-containing protein, whose protein sequence is MALWRVPLDADQIEVPLGIVHIIKERCKGCGYCIEFCPKEVLEFSKEFNQKGYHPPRVKKPDDCVNCHYCEIICPEFAIYSLEADKEQANQ, encoded by the coding sequence ATGGCTTTATGGCGAGTCCCTTTAGACGCAGACCAGATAGAAGTGCCTCTTGGCATCGTGCATATCATCAAGGAACGCTGCAAAGGCTGCGGCTACTGCATCGAGTTCTGTCCCAAGGAAGTCCTGGAGTTCTCCAAGGAGTTCAACCAAAAGGGGTATCATCCCCCCAGGGTGAAAAAACCGGACGACTGCGTGAACTGCCACTACTGCGAAATCATCTGTCCTGAATTTGCCATCTATTCATTGGAAGCGGACAAGGAACAGGCTAACCAATAA
- a CDS encoding 2-oxoacid:ferredoxin oxidoreductase subunit beta has translation MTTAQEAQREASRHPLDDLLRTERIPHIWCPGCGIGTAFSSCLMGMKESGIDLDNTVMVSGIGCSGRGAGYVKLDSYHTTHGRAIPFATGMKLANTDLNVVVFSGDGDLFAIGGNHFIHAARRNVDLTVVCVNNFNYGMTGGQVAATTPHLAKTTTTPLGNPDSPFNLPLLAYACGASYVARWTTLHARDLTSAIIEALANPGFSFVEVLAPCPINYGRRNKEKPLDTLRLFQEKSIIKNDAHPTELDVDWERGVVLGTFVNNPRPCSTDMYDKVCRLEEKPAKKSAA, from the coding sequence ATGACAACAGCCCAGGAAGCACAAAGGGAGGCCTCCCGCCATCCCTTGGACGATCTTTTGCGCACCGAGCGCATTCCGCACATCTGGTGCCCGGGATGCGGCATAGGCACGGCCTTTTCCTCCTGCCTCATGGGCATGAAGGAAAGCGGAATCGACCTGGATAACACGGTCATGGTGTCGGGCATAGGCTGCTCGGGCCGCGGCGCCGGGTACGTCAAGCTGGATTCGTACCACACCACCCACGGCCGGGCCATCCCCTTCGCCACCGGCATGAAACTGGCCAACACCGACTTGAACGTGGTGGTTTTTTCCGGCGACGGAGACCTCTTCGCCATCGGCGGCAACCATTTTATACACGCCGCCCGCCGCAACGTGGACCTGACCGTGGTGTGCGTCAACAATTTCAATTACGGCATGACAGGCGGACAGGTGGCCGCAACCACGCCCCATTTGGCCAAGACCACCACGACTCCGCTGGGCAACCCCGATTCGCCCTTTAACCTGCCCCTGCTGGCATACGCCTGCGGAGCAAGCTATGTGGCCAGATGGACCACCCTCCACGCCCGGGATCTGACCAGCGCCATCATCGAAGCCCTGGCCAATCCGGGCTTCTCCTTCGTGGAAGTCCTGGCGCCATGCCCCATTAACTACGGCAGGCGGAACAAGGAAAAACCCTTGGACACCCTGCGTCTGTTCCAGGAAAAGAGCATCATTAAAAACGACGCCCATCCCACCGAACTGGATGTGGACTGGGAGCGCGGCGTGGTTCTGGGAACCTTTGTGAACAACCCCAGGCCCTGCTCTACGGACATGTACGACAAAGTTTGCAGGCTTGAAGAGAAGCCCGCTAAGAAATCAGCTGCCTGA
- the hdrA2 gene encoding CoB-CoM heterodisulfide reductase HdrA2, which yields MEAHRFVAPAQPGQEVRIGVYVCKCGANIGKVVDCRKVADSVANMDGVVVAKDVGYACSEPGQQQIKDDIKDLNLDRIVVASCSPRLHEPTFRQMLVSAGLNPYLLEMANLREQCSWVHMHEPEAATDKAIDLVKMSISRVSLLAPLQEETIPLTKKTLVLGGGVAGIQAALDLADNGFDVVLVEKQPSIGGVMAQLDKTFPTMDCSIUILGPKMTDAGRHPRITLYTMSEVTDVKGYVGNFEVNILKKARYVVEGECTACGECAKVCPVVRPDEFNLGLSSRKAIYSPFPQAVPSSYVININECLGDNPSVCAKCVQACEKNCINFHMSDEQIMEKVGSIVVATGLSPYDPTEHDEYGYTRFQNVLTSLEFERLINAGGPSQGEVVRPTDRKIPKSVGFIQCVGSRSARKGAAYCSNICCMNTVKSTLMLKEHYPDIDVKVFYIDIRAFGKGFEDLYLRSRRLGTNYVRGLPGSVEENPDGGLSVAVENTVTGKLEIHDLDMLVLAVGLEPAPSTQRLQEMLGLQLTPDGFFLEAHPKLQPVDAATRGVFYAGCAEGPKDIKESVTQASAAAARAIRIMHKGEITTEPITSEVITEHCKACGKCAEVCPYNAISVDPKKKIPAVVNTAACAGCGTCGAECPFGAITMNHYTDAQITNQVDTMLSEDPKSKILVFACNWCSYAGADYAGVSRLQYPANVRLIRTMCSGRVDEEFVWRGFELGAPAVLVSGCHIGDCHYIDANHWTEKRINKMWKKMEKMGIRKERLQLEWISAAEGIRFAQVMQRMEDLRNSVTQEEIYETVEALKKRKKKASH from the coding sequence ATGGAAGCACACAGGTTTGTAGCGCCAGCCCAGCCCGGCCAGGAAGTCCGCATAGGCGTTTACGTCTGCAAATGCGGCGCGAACATCGGCAAGGTGGTGGACTGCAGGAAAGTGGCTGACAGCGTCGCGAACATGGACGGCGTGGTCGTGGCCAAGGATGTGGGGTACGCCTGCTCCGAGCCCGGCCAGCAGCAGATCAAGGACGATATCAAGGATTTGAACCTGGACCGCATCGTGGTGGCTTCATGCTCTCCCAGGCTTCACGAGCCCACCTTCCGGCAAATGCTGGTGTCCGCGGGCTTGAACCCTTATCTGCTGGAAATGGCCAACCTCAGGGAGCAATGCTCCTGGGTGCATATGCACGAACCCGAGGCGGCCACGGACAAGGCCATCGACCTTGTTAAAATGTCCATTTCCCGCGTGAGCCTGCTGGCCCCCTTGCAGGAGGAGACCATCCCCCTGACCAAAAAGACCTTGGTCCTGGGCGGCGGCGTGGCCGGCATTCAGGCGGCCCTGGATCTGGCGGACAACGGATTTGACGTAGTGCTTGTGGAAAAACAGCCTTCCATTGGAGGGGTCATGGCCCAGTTGGACAAGACCTTTCCAACCATGGACTGCTCCATCTGAATTTTGGGGCCTAAAATGACGGATGCCGGTCGGCATCCCCGAATCACGCTGTATACCATGAGTGAAGTTACCGACGTAAAAGGTTACGTTGGCAACTTTGAAGTCAATATCCTTAAAAAAGCCCGTTACGTTGTGGAAGGCGAATGCACGGCGTGCGGAGAATGCGCCAAGGTGTGCCCTGTGGTCCGGCCCGATGAGTTCAATCTGGGCCTGTCCTCCCGCAAAGCCATATACTCGCCCTTCCCGCAGGCGGTGCCGTCCTCGTATGTGATCAACATCAACGAGTGCCTGGGGGACAACCCCTCGGTGTGCGCCAAGTGCGTCCAGGCATGCGAGAAGAACTGCATCAACTTCCACATGTCGGACGAGCAGATCATGGAGAAAGTCGGCTCCATTGTGGTGGCCACGGGCCTTTCGCCCTACGATCCCACGGAGCACGACGAGTACGGATACACCCGGTTCCAGAACGTTTTGACCAGCCTGGAATTCGAACGCCTGATCAACGCTGGCGGCCCGTCCCAGGGCGAGGTGGTCCGGCCCACGGACCGGAAAATACCCAAGTCGGTCGGGTTTATCCAGTGCGTAGGCTCCCGGAGCGCACGCAAAGGCGCGGCGTATTGCTCCAATATCTGCTGCATGAACACTGTCAAGTCCACTCTCATGCTCAAGGAGCATTACCCGGACATCGACGTAAAGGTGTTTTACATTGACATCCGCGCTTTTGGCAAAGGCTTCGAGGACCTGTATCTGCGGTCCCGCAGGCTGGGAACCAATTATGTGCGCGGCCTCCCCGGAAGCGTGGAGGAAAACCCCGACGGCGGGCTGTCCGTAGCCGTGGAAAACACCGTCACCGGCAAGCTGGAAATCCACGACCTGGACATGCTGGTTCTGGCCGTGGGCCTGGAGCCCGCTCCCAGCACCCAGCGTTTGCAGGAAATGCTCGGCCTTCAGCTTACCCCGGACGGATTCTTCCTGGAAGCCCATCCCAAACTCCAGCCCGTGGACGCAGCCACTCGCGGCGTGTTCTACGCCGGATGCGCGGAAGGCCCCAAGGATATCAAGGAATCCGTAACCCAGGCCAGCGCAGCCGCGGCCCGCGCTATTCGGATCATGCACAAAGGCGAAATCACCACCGAACCCATTACCTCGGAAGTGATCACCGAGCACTGCAAGGCTTGCGGCAAGTGCGCCGAGGTCTGCCCGTACAACGCCATTTCCGTGGATCCAAAAAAGAAGATCCCGGCCGTGGTCAATACGGCGGCCTGCGCAGGCTGCGGAACCTGCGGCGCCGAATGCCCCTTTGGCGCCATCACCATGAATCACTACACGGACGCCCAGATCACCAATCAGGTGGACACAATGCTGTCGGAGGATCCCAAGTCCAAGATTCTGGTTTTCGCCTGCAACTGGTGCTCCTACGCGGGCGCGGACTACGCCGGCGTATCCCGCTTGCAGTATCCCGCCAACGTGCGCCTGATACGCACCATGTGCTCAGGCCGCGTAGACGAGGAATTCGTGTGGAGAGGCTTTGAACTGGGCGCCCCCGCCGTTTTGGTTTCCGGCTGCCATATCGGCGACTGTCATTACATAGACGCCAACCATTGGACGGAAAAACGCATCAACAAGATGTGGAAAAAAATGGAAAAAATGGGCATCCGCAAGGAGCGCCTCCAACTGGAATGGATCAGCGCAGCCGAAGGCATCCGGTTCGCCCAGGTCATGCAGCGTATGGAGGATCTGCGCAACAGCGTCACCCAGGAGGAAATCTACGAGACCGTGGAAGCCCTGAAAAAGCGCAAGAAAAAGGCGAGCCATTAA